The following is a genomic window from Candidatus Omnitrophota bacterium.
CGCGCTTCGGCGGCGGACTTACTTGGGCCAAGGCTAAATTCGATTCTCCCTACGGCGAAATATCCAGTTCCTGGAAAATCGAAAACGGCGTCTTCGCTTACGACGCCGTAGTTCCGCCCAATAGCGAGGCGATCGTCTACATCCCCGCCTCCGATGTTTCCGAAGTAAAGGTAAGCGGGAAATCAATCAAGGATCGGAAGGATATTCATTTCTTAGAGATGAAAGATGGTTGCGTTGTATTATCTGTTAAGGCGGGAAGTTATCGTTTTGAGGTGAAATTTGCAAAGTAAGAGGCTGGAGCGGAAATGATGAAATTCTAATTGCTTTAACACCGATTTCCACAGAGCTCTGCCAACCATAGAATTCCATAAGGAAGAGCGATACTAATCCAGTCAAAATCAATGTATTATATCATTTACTCTCTCTTGCCAGTAGCAAAATTCTGGCGCTTAAAATATAGTATTTACGGTTATAACATCCCTTGATTTTTCAGAATAGACATAGAAATTTCTCGTTCCAAGTTTTGAAACATCTTGTCCGTAGCCGCCCTTTTGCTGGATAAGTTCTTCGATCGTTTGAATAGCGGCGGGGGAATTGGCTTGGCCGTAAATTTGGTTCGAGCAGTTGGCTACAATATTATGATCGATGGACTTGGGGGTTTGGGTGGAAAAGATTAGTCCCAAACCGTACTTTCTCGCTTGCGCCGCCAGGCGGATCAGACTTTCTTTGCAAGGAGTCGATTTCCCCGAAGGAGCGAAATCCTTGGCTTCGTCAATCGCGAGCAGTCCCTGCAAAGGCTTATTGGCGGAAGCCGGATTTTTCTTAATCCAGGTAAACAACGTCATCGCCCGTTGATTCATAAATTCCAGTTGAGTTTCCATGCTGGGCAATCCGATAAAATAAATCTGATATACATATCCGCTGCGCAAGGTCTCTTCTCTGTACTATCCGCGTGAAAAGATAGAGGTGAACTTCGTATCGATAATGATCCGGCTGCCTTCAATTATATTGCTCAATACAATATCGATGCGCAAGGAGGGACGTATTTTATCGATGAATGATGTCTTCCTTTCGATGAGCCGCCCAACATTTTTCCCTGCATCAACGCGCCATTCTGATCTAGCGAGAACAATATCGTAGAAGCCAGCGGCTTCCTTTTCTTATAACCGTCCGATCCACGCGATATCTCTATCCGGCAATGATCTACAGGATTCTTTTCAACTCCTTTGGAGTTCATCGATCAGGAAATATCCAATACTTGGCGAACAGAGGCGGCCAACATCTCCTCCGAGAAGGGTTTCTGGATGAAATGAATGCCGCTCTCCAAAATACCGCTATGAGCGATTACGTTCGCTGTATAACCGGACATGAACAGGCATTTCAGATCCGGCTTGATCGAAAGCAACCGTTCGGCTAGTTCGCGGCCGCTCATCTTCGGCATCACTACATCGGTGATTAAAAGGTCAATATCGTTTGTAGTTGTTTCAGCCAAGCGAATGGCCTCCTTCGGCGTATTTGCGGCAAGCACCGTATAACCCAATTCTTCGAGCATTCGTCTACCGATATCAAGAATCATGACATCGTCTTCGATAAGGAGAATCGTTTCCTTGCCTTGTTGCGGCGCTACCTCTACATGAGCCGCCGAGTGGGGAAGAACATCGCCTGCATACCGGGGCAGGTATATGCGGAATGTCGTTCCATGCCCCGGCTCACTGTATACATTGATAAAACCGCCGTTTTGCTTAACCGCTCCGAATACGGCCGGCAGACCCAGTCCAGTTCCTTTGCCTAACTTTTTGGTGGTGAAGAAAAGCTCGAAGATTTTCGATAGAGTATCTTTGTCCATTCCGCAACCGTCGTCGCTCACCGCCAGAAGAACGTATTCGCCAGGGATGGATCCCACATGGCTGGCGCAGTAGGCTTCATTGAATTCTGTGTTCGACGTCTCGAAGATGATCTTTCCTACGCCAGCAATCGCATCGCGGGCGTTGACTGCCAGATTGACCAGAATCTGGTCGAGCTGGGATGGATCGATTTTTATCCAATAGAGGTTTTGGCCCGGCATCCAGACCAAGCTGATGTCCTCGCCGACCAATCGCTGGATCATCTTCATTATGTTCGAAACGGCGTTATTCAAGTCCAGCGCCGTGGGGCTGACTGTCTCTTTGCGGGCGAAAGCCAACAATTGGCGGGTCAATGAGGCAGCCCGGTCGGCAGTTTTTTTAATTTCTTGAATATCCATTCGGGTTATATGGTCTTTTGGAAGTGCGCGCAAGACCAGGTCGCCGTATCCGCGAATGGCCATAATGATATTATTGAAATCGTGCGCCACGCCGCCCGCCAGCCGGCCCACCGCCTCCATTTTCTGGGCTTGGCGGAATTGTTCTTCCAATACCTTTCGTTCCGTGTTGTCGAATATATAGGAGCGAATTTCAACCAGTTCTCCCCGATCGTTAAAGATTCCTATATTATTTTCGATCATATAAACGGGATTGCCATCCATTCGACGAAGTTCTTTTTCGATGCCGAACAGTTCTTTTTTTTCCTGAAGCAATTGCAAGAAATTCTCGCGGGCTTTTGGATCTTGGTAGAACAGAGCGATATTGGTTGCAAGGGCTTCTTCTTTGGATGGGATTCTGAATATTTTTAAATACGCTGGATTGCAGTCTACGATACGTCCATCAACCGACGAAATTAATACTCCTGTCAAATCTTGCTCGAAGAATTGGCGATAGCGTTCTTCACTTTGACGCAGCGTCTCTTCCGCCTGCTTCCGTTCGGTGATATCTTGAATAGTACCGATGGAGTGGATCGGCGTTCCCTCCGAGTTGTAAAAGGTTTCACACTGTTCGTGCACGAATTTAATACGGCCGCCCTTCATCAGCAAGCGGAGATCAACGCTATAGGGCGCATGGTTCTTCAAGGAATCGGCGTAGGCTTTCTCTACCCGAGGTCGGTCTTCCGGATAAATCCTCTCTAAAAATGCTTCATTAGTTCCATCGAACTCGCCTGGATCTATTTCAAAAATTCGATAAACCTCATTAGACCAAAGAAGTTGATTTTCAACCAGGTTTAAATCCCAACTCCCGATCTTGGCTATCCGTTGGGCTTC
Proteins encoded in this region:
- a CDS encoding zonular occludens toxin domain-containing protein; this encodes METQLEFMNQRAMTLFTWIKKNPASANKPLQGLLAIDEAKDFAPSGKSTPCKESLIRLAAQARKYGLGLIFSTQTPKSIDHNIVANCSNQIYGQANSPAAIQTIEELIQQKGGYGQDVSKLGTRNFYVYSEKSRDVITVNTIF
- a CDS encoding PAS domain S-box protein; the encoded protein is MNANESVRILLVDDNPNDRVLALQELKKQFPTLVAFQIGDERSLRDALNNPDFDLVITDFSLLWTDGLTVLQQVKSRYPNCPVIMFTGTGNEEIAVNAMKLGLDDYIVKKPQHYKRLRFAAQNALESARLRKAKAEAESRYQSLFKDNFAVMLIADPDTAEIVDANPAACAYYGYDIDTFKTKKVKDFCTLPPEAILAILQTAKSGSQKHEILRHRLANGEIRDVEVYIGPILLSGKNFLYAIVHDITEKKQYEDALHASEAKYRELVQNANSIILRWNREGAITFLNEFGQSFFGFSEREILGKPIMGTIVEERDESGRNLVDMFNGMIEHPELYTNNINQNVCRDGRKVWIAWTNKAIKDENGNTVEMFSVGSDITERKMAETALQESEELFRNLFEKHAAIKLIVDPETGNIVDANEAAAIFYKWSRERLKQMKIQEINTLPPDRMQLEMDKVLSGKCTPFEFRHKIADGSIRDVEVYSSKIQSKGKIFLHSIVLDITQRKRAEEKLWQSEMLLAEAQRIAKIGSWDLNLVENQLLWSNEVYRIFEIDPGEFDGTNEAFLERIYPEDRPRVEKAYADSLKNHAPYSVDLRLLMKGGRIKFVHEQCETFYNSEGTPIHSIGTIQDITERKQAEETLRQSEERYRQFFEQDLTGVLISSVDGRIVDCNPAYLKIFRIPSKEEALATNIALFYQDPKARENFLQLLQEKKELFGIEKELRRMDGNPVYMIENNIGIFNDRGELVEIRSYIFDNTERKVLEEQFRQAQKMEAVGRLAGGVAHDFNNIIMAIRGYGDLVLRALPKDHITRMDIQEIKKTADRAASLTRQLLAFARKETVSPTALDLNNAVSNIMKMIQRLVGEDISLVWMPGQNLYWIKIDPSQLDQILVNLAVNARDAIAGVGKIIFETSNTEFNEAYCASHVGSIPGEYVLLAVSDDGCGMDKDTLSKIFELFFTTKKLGKGTGLGLPAVFGAVKQNGGFINVYSEPGHGTTFRIYLPRYAGDVLPHSAAHVEVAPQQGKETILLIEDDVMILDIGRRMLEELGYTVLAANTPKEAIRLAETTTNDIDLLITDVVMPKMSGRELAERLLSIKPDLKCLFMSGYTANVIAHSGILESGIHFIQKPFSEEMLAASVRQVLDIS